GTCCCATCGTCCGGAGGTCGTCGTAGGGCTCGGTGATCGAGCAGGAGCCGAAGGAGGTGAACCAGCGTCGCGCGCGAGCGTCCGGGACGGGCGGCTCGGGGGAGTCCAGCACCGCGACCGCGTCGTCGACGGAGCCGCCGTCCCACAGCGCGGCCGTGGCGGCCAGAACGTTGAGGAACCCGTGCCCCTGCGCGTGCCGGACGGCGTGGTGCAGCCCGGCCGTGGCCTTGAACGGCGTCTCGCGGTCCAGGGCCGCGTCGATCCAGCCGGCCAGCACGGGGGTGGGGAGGTCGAGGGTGCGGAACTTCAGCCGGTGACCGGCGCCGGCCACCTCGTCGGCCGCGGCCAGCCACGAGGCCTCGCCGGGGCCGCGCGGCAGCTCCACGAAGAGGGGCACGTCGCCCAGGTCGGCCGCGGCGGTGGTGACCCGCCGGGCGTTGCCGCCCAGGTCGTCGAGGTCACGCAGCGCGATCTCGACCCCGGCGAGCGCCAGGCCCAGCCGCTCGCACAGCGCGACCGGCCCGGCCAGCTGACCCGCCCCGCCGGTGACGACGACCGAGACCGGCCCCGCGAAGCCGCGGAGCAGCGGCAGGTCGGTGTCGCGGACCACCAGGCTGCCGACCAGGTCGCGCTGGTCGCCGCGGCGCTCGGCGTACGCCGCGAGCGCGTCGGGCAGCGGCGCGTCGCCCGGCGGGAAGACCGCCGCGTCGTCGACGAGCCGGCGGAACAGGTCGGGAACGGTCACGGGGCCAGCCTGCCGATCTCGGCCGCGGTCTCGAGCAGCGGGGTGCGGACGCGCTCGACCACCGCCGGGTCGTAGCTGACCACGGTCGCGGCCGCCGGCGCCGCCCACCCGGGCAGGGGTACGGCGAGCCCGTGGGCGCCGGGGTTGAGCTCGCCGTGGGTCACCGCGACGCCGGCGTAGCGGGCCAGGGTGACCGCCACGGGCTCGTCGTCGACCGCCGGGGCGGAGGCCACGGCCGCGATCCCGCCGGCGCCCCGGTCCAGCGGCTCGCGGTGCCCGAGCCGGTAGGCGAACTGCGGTCCCTCGGCGGCAGGGTGCGCGACCAGCGTGGTGACCGCGGCGCCCTCCTCGACCTCGACCAGGCTGACGGCCAGCCCGATCCGGTCGGCCAGGTCCTGGAGCAACGGCGCGGCGAGGTCGCGCAGCGCCAGCGGCGCGCTCGCCGCCAGGGCGGTGACGGCCGGGCCGACGTGGTGGCGCCCGCGCGCGTCGCGGCGGGCGAAGCCGGTGCCGACCAGCGAGACCAGCAGCCGGTGCACGACCGTGCGGTGCAGCCCGGTCACCTCGGCCACCTGGGCCGTGCTCAGCCCGTCGGTGTGCCGGCCCAGCTCGCGCAGGACGGCCAGACCGCGCTCCAGGGTCTGGGCGCCGGAGGGGGTTCCGGTGGGCACGGGCTCACGCTAGCGTGCTGTGCGTTCTCCGCACAGTGGCGTGCGGATATAGGACAGGGAGCGAGCATGGCGCACTACCGGTCGATCGGTGAGGTCCCGCCGAAGCGGCACACCCAGCACCGCGACAGCCAGGGACGGCTCTACCGCGAGGAGCTGATGGGCGAGGAGGGGTTCTCCTCGGACTCCGCGCTGCTCTACCACCGCGGGGTGCCGTCGGCGATCACCGCGAGCGAGGTCTGGGAGCTGCCCGACCAGACCCGGGTGCCCAACCACCCGCTCAAGCCCCGCCACCTGAGGCTGCACGAGCTGGCCACGGACCCGTCCTCCGGGGGCGACCCGGTCACCGGTCGCCGCCTGGTGCTCGGCAACCACGACGTCCGCATCGGCTACGTGCAGACCGGGGTCGACCCGTCGGCGTACTACCGCAACGCGATCGGCGACGAGTGCGTGTACGTCGAGCAGGGCAGCGGCAGCGTCGAGACCGTCCTCGGCGTGGTGGGCTACCGCACCGGCGACTACGTCGTGGTCCCGCGGGCCACCACGCACCGGTGGGTGCCCGCCGAGCCGAGCCGGCTCTACGCCATCGAGGCCAACAGCCACATCGCGCCGCCCAAGCGCTACCTGTCGCGCTACGGCCAGCTGCTCGAGCACGCGCCGTACTGCGAGCGCGACCTGCACGGCCCGACCGAGCCGTTCCTGGTCGAGGGCGCCGACGTCGAGGTGCTGGTCAAGCACCGCACGTCGGCCGGGATCGTGGGCACGCGGATGACGTACGCGACGCACCCGTTCGACGTGGTCGGGTGGGACGGCTGCCTCTACCCCTACACGTTCAACGTCGAGGACTACATGCCGATCACCGGCAAGGTCCACCAGCCGCCGCCGGTGCACCAGGTCTTCGAGGGCCAGAACTTCGTCATCTGCAACTTCCTGCCCCGCAAGGTGGACTACCACCCGCTCGCGATCCCGGTGCCGTACTACCACTCGAACGTCGACAGCGACGAGGTCATGTTCTACGTCGGCGGCGACTACGAGGCGCGCAAGGGGTCGGGCATCGGCCTGGGGTCGATCTCGCTGCACCCGGGCGGCTACGCCCACGGGCCGCAGCCGAGCGCCATCGAGGCCTCGCTGGGCGCGGAGTGCTTCGAGGAGTCCGCGGTCATGGTCGACACCTTCGCGCCGCTCGACCTCGGCGAGGGCGGGCTGGCGGTCGAGGACCCGGCGTACGCCTGGACCTGGGCGAAGGACTCCTGACGCCGACGACGGCCCGGCGCGTGCGCGCCGGGCCGTCGTCGAGGTGCAGCGTGGGTCAGCCGATCTTGATGACCTGGGTGCCGCCCGCGAACTTGTCGAACCAGTGCTGGCGCCGCGGGTCGCTGTTGATGTTGACCGCGATGAGGATGATCGACGCGATCTCGGCCAGCGCGCCGAGGCACGGCACGATGCCGAAGGCGTACCAGATGTTGCGCTTGATCGACTCGTTCATGGTCGGGTTGCTGTGCCCGTCGGGGCCGACGACCTTGAGCTTGAGCACCTGCTTGCCGACGGTCTGGCCGCGGTTGGAGTCGAGGTAGCCGAAGTAGCCCAGGGCCAGGACCGCGGTGATGACGCCGCCGATGAACAGTCCGGCCCAGTAGCCGACGGCCGCCTGGAAGATGAACTGCAGGATCGCCGCCGGGATGCCGACGATGAGGCCGTCGATGAGGCGGGCCAGGAAGCGGTCCAGCAGGCTGCCGGGGGCGCCGACGCCGGAGGCGGGAGCGCCCGGGGCGCCGTAGGCCGGCGGGGGCGGGGGCGGCGGGGTGCCGTAGTTCGCCGCCGGGGGCGGCGGGACCGCTCCACCCGCCGGGGGCGGCGGCGGGGGCGGCGTCGCGCCCGGGGTCGGGTCGCCCGGCTCGGGCGTCGACCCGGCGGGGGGGCTCGCTGCTGCTCATGGTGGTGCTCCGTTCTCGTGTGGGTGCGACGCAGGTCCGACGTACGACGGGGCTCCGGCGTTGCGAACGGGGCCGAAGATAGCGGCTCCGGTGGCCCAGCGGCAGGACCCAGGCGGGCCATTGCCAGCGCGTCGGCCCGGGACGGTTGTCCCCGCCCGTGGGCACACTGGTCCCGTGAGCAACCTCGAGGACCGACCCGACGAGCTCGTGTGCGCGGCGGCGCGCGGCGGGGTCGAGGTGATGACCCCGCGCGACGTGCCGCTGGGTGGGCCGCGGGCGATGACCGTGCGCCGCACCCTGCCGCAGCGCGAGCGCTCGCTGATCGGCGCGTGGTGCTTCCTGGACCACTACGGCCCCGACGACGTCGCCGACACCGGCGGCATGACGGTCGCCCCGCACCCGCACACCGGGCTGCAGACCGTCTCGTGGCTGTTCACGGGCGAGGTCGAGCACCGCGACTCGGCCGGGCACCACGCCGTGGTCCGACCCGGCGAGCTCAACCTGATGACCGCGGGCCACGGCATCTCCCACTCCGAGGTCTCGCCTGCCTCGGTCCGCACGCTGCACGGCGCCCAGCTGTGGGTGGCCCTGCCCGCCGACGCCCGCGACGGCGCCCCGCGCTTCGACCACTACGCGCCGCCCGCCGTCCAGGGCGAGGGCTGGACCGCGCGCGTCTTCCTCGGCTCGCTGCTCGGCTCGACCTCACCGGTGCCGACCGCGACGCCGCTGCTCGGCGCCGAGCTGGTCCTCACCGCCGGGACCGAGGTGCACCTCGACGTCGACGCCTCCTACGAACACGGCGTCCTGGTCGACACCGGTGTGGTCTCGCTCGGCGAGGTCGAGGTGGAGGAGCACGAGCTGGCCTACCTGCCGCCCGGCTCGCAGCGGCTCTCGGTCGACGCCCACGAGGACGCCCGGGTGCTGCTGCTCGGCGGACCGCCGTTCGGCGAGCCCATCGTCATGTGGTGGAACTTCGTCGGTCGCAGCCACGAGGAGGTCGTCGCCTTCCGCGAGGACTGGATGGCCCAGCTCGAGGCAGGGGCGTACGCCGACGGGCGCTTCGGCGTGCCGACCGGCAACACGCTCGCGCCGATCCCGGCCCCGGCGCTGCCCAACGCCCGGCTGCGCGAGCGCCGCTGATGGCCGGCCCGATCCTCGGCGAGGACGGCGTCGCGCGCTGCCCGTGGGCCGGCGGGCCCGGCGTGATGCGCGACTACCACGACACCGAGTGGGGCACCCACGTGTCGGGGGAGGCGGCCTACCTCGAGCGGCTCACCCTCGAGGCGTTCCAGTCCGGGCTGTCCTGGTCCACGATCCTCAACAAGCGCGAGGCCCTCCGCGAGGTGTTCCACCACTTCGACGCCGACCGGATCGCGGCCTTCGACGAGGCCGACGAGGCCCGGCTCATGGCCGACGCGCGGATCGTGCGCAACCGGGCCAAGATCAGCGCCGCGGTGGTCAACGCGCGCGCGACCGTCGCGCTGCGCGACGCCGAGGGGCTCGAGGCGCTGGTGCTGTCCTTCGCCCCCGCGTCGCCGCCCGCCCCGCGGACCACCGAGGAGATGGAGACCACGTCGCCGGAGTCCAAGGCGTTGTCCAAGGAGCTGAAGAGGCGCGGCTTCGCCTTCGTCGGGCCGACCACGATGTTCGCGCTCATGGAGGCGCTCGGGATCTTCGACCCGCACCTGGTCGGCTGCTTCCGCCGCGCTACCGCCTGAGGCCGGGCACCAGTGCGGGCACCCGCGCGGCGTAGTCGTCGTACGCCGCGCCGAAGCTGCGGCGCAGGTCGCGCTCCTCGAAGCGCGTGCCGAGGACGACGTACGCCGTGGCCGCGCCGGCGAACAGCAGGTGCGAGGCGCTCATCGTGGGCGTGGCCCAGAAGACGACGATCAGCCCGGTCATGAGCGGGTGCCGGACCACGGCGTACAGGCCGGTGGTCTGCAGGCCGCCGTCCGGCTCGACCGGGCGGCCCCACCCGGCCTGGCGCAGGCCCGTCAGCTCAAGCTGGTCGATGGCGTGGGTGGAGACCACGGCCAGGACCCAGCCGGCGCCGTAGACCACCCAGAGCACCCAGCCGAACGACGGCACGGCCCACACCCGACCGCCGAACGGCTCCCACAGCGAGAAGAGCAGCGCGAGCACCAGGTCGGTGGCCAGCACGTACGCCGTGCGCTCGAGCGCGGCCGGCACCCACGCGCGCAGCCGGGCCTTGACCGACCGGCGGGCCAGCACCGAGTGCTGGAGCGCGAAGAGGCCGAGCAGGGCGAGGTCGACGACGACGGCCGGGAGGGTGCCGACCCGGTGCGGGCCGTCGACGGTCCGCGGGACGACGACGCCGGCCAGGAACAGCAGGGCCCAGAGCATGACCAGGTTGAACCCGGCCCAGCCGAGCGCGGAGAGCAGACGAGGAGCCATGCCACGATCCTGCGGCCGGGCCGGGTCGCGGGCAGCCGGGGAACTACGGCACTTCGTGCGCCGCGGACCACGCGGCCAGCTGGGCCCGGGAGCGCAGCCCGAGCCGGAGCCGGATCCGCTCCACGTGCGACTCCGCGGTCCGCTCGGTGACGTGGAGCCGCACGGCGATCTCGCGGTTGGTCAGTCCCTCGGCCACCAGCGCGGCGACCTCCCGCTGGCGGCGGGTCAGCCCGGTCCCCGCCTCCGAGCGCAGCCGGGGCAGCCCGAGGAAGGCCCGTACCTCGGCCACCAGTGCGTCGGCGTCGCCGATGGCCGGCAGGTGCGAGCGGCCCTCGAGCTCGACCAGCCGGGCGCCGGGGATGGCCGCGGCGAGCGCGCGGCCCTGCTCGACCGGGGCGGCACGGTCACCGCGGCGGTGCAGGACCAGCGTCGGCGCGGTGACGCGGGGGAGCGCGTCGCGCACGTCGAGGGAGTAGGCCAGCTCGAGCAGCGCGGCCGCGGTCTCCGCGGACGACGCGGCGCGCTGGTAGTCGGCCACCGCGCGCCGGGTGGCCTGGTCGGCGTCGGGGCCGAAGACCTCGGTGAGCAGGTCCGAGCCGAGTCCCCAGTGGGTGCGGACCAGACCGAGCACGTGGTGGCGGCTGTCCGCGTCACCGAGCGCGGCGCCGTCGGCCCAGCCGCCGTAGAGCACCAGCCGGTCGACGCTCTCCGGGTGGTCGGCCGCCCACCGGGCCGCGACCGGCGCGCCGAGGGAGGTGCCGAGCAGGTCGAAGCGCTCCAGCCCGAGGTCGTCCACCACCTGCGCAAGAGTGGCCAGCTCGAGGTCGAGGGTCCGCGGGCCGTCGTACGCCGCGGAGAGGCCACAGCCCGGGCGGTCGTAGCGGACCAGCGTGCGGCCGGTCGAGAGCGCCTGGTGGAACCGGCGCTCGACCGGGAGCTCCCAGCCCAGCTCGAGGTGGCTCAGCCAGCCCGGCACCAGCAGCAGCGGTGGACCGGACCCGGTGGTGGCGTGGGCGATCTCCACCTCAGTCGGGCTGACCCACCAGCCCGGCGCTCTCGATGCCGGCCAGGGCGGCCGCCTCGTCGTTGTCGGAGTTGTCGCCGGAGACGCCGACCGCACCGAGCAGCGTGCCCTCGGCGTCGCGGACGAGCACGCCGCCGGGGACCGGCACGAGCGGACCGATCGCGGTGCCGGCGCCGGTGACGAACGGCGCGAAGTCCTCGGCCCGGCCCATGGTGCGCCGCGAGCCCCAGCCGAAGGCGACCGCGCCGTGGGCCTTGCCGTGGGCGATCTCGAAGCGCTTGGCCGACGAGCCGTCCTGCCGCTCGACGGCGGTGACGTGGCCGCCGGCGTCGAGGACGACGACGGTGAGCGGGTTGAAGCCGCGCTCGCCGCCCGCGGCGAGGGTGCCCGCGACGATCGCGCGGGCCTGGTCGAGGGTGAGTCCCAGGGTCACAGTTCAGCCTTCCTGGCGCGGCGGCGCCGGTGCAGGATCGGTTCGGTGTAGCCCGAGGGCTGCGCGAGCCCCTCGAAGACCAGGTCGTGGGCGGCGCCGAACGCCTGCCCGTCGTACGCCGGGGCCATGGGGACGTAGCCGTCGCCGCCCTGCTGCTCGTCCACGACGTCGGCCATCCGGCGGAAGGCGGCCTCGACCTCCTCGGCACTGACCACGCCGTGGCGCAGCCAGTTGGCGACGTGCTGGGAGGAGATGCGGCAGGTGGCGCGGTCCTCCATGAGCGCGGTGCCGTGGATGTCGGGGACCTTGGAGCAGCCCACGCCGTCGTCGACCCAGCGCTTCACGTAGCCGAGGATGCCCTGGAGGTTGTTCTCGATCTCGGCCGTCCGGTCCTCGTTGGACCAGTCGGGCGCGTCGGCGATCGGGACGGTGAGCAGCTGCTCGAGCGTGGTGCGGCGCCCGCCCGCGGCGAGCTCCTGCTGCCGGGCGGCCACGTCGACCTGGTGGTAGTGCAGGGCGTGCAGGGTCGCGGCCGTCGGTGACGGCACCCAGGCGCACGAGGCGCCGGCCTGCGGGTGACCGACCTTCTGCTCGAGCATCGCGGCCATCTCGTCGGGCATGGCCCACATGCCCTTGCCGATCTGGGCCTTGCCACGGAAGCCGCAGGCCAGGCCGATGTCGACGTTCTGGTCCTCGTAGGCCTGGATCCAGGCGGTCGACTTCATGTCGCCCTTGCGGATCATCGCGCCGCCCAGCATCGAGGTGTGCAGCTCGTCGCCGGTGCGGTCGAGGAAGCCGGTGTTGATGAACGCGACCCGGCCGCGGGCCGCGTGGATGCAGGCCTTGAGGTTGGCCGAGGTCCTCCGCTCCTCGTCCATGATCCCGAGCTTGATCGCGCCCCGGCCGAGCCCGAGGAGGTCCTCGACCGCCGCGAACAGGTCGTCGGTGAAGCGGACCTCGTCGGGGCCGTGCATCTTCGGCTTCACGGCGTACATCGAGCCGGTGCGGCTGTTGGCCAGCTCGCTGCGGCCCTGGATGTCGACCAGCGCGCACAGCGCGGTGACCACGGCGTCGAGGACGCCCTCCGGGATCTCCTGGCCCTCGTGGAGGACGGCGTCGGTGGTCATCAGGTGACCGACCTGGCGCACGAAGAGCAGCGACCGCCCGGGCAGCACGACCTGACCGCGCGGGCCGTCGTACAGCCGGTCCTCCTCCAGGTGGCGGGTGAACGTCTCGCCGCCCTTGCTCACGTCGGCGGTGAGCGTGCCCTGGTTGAGGCGCAGCCAGTTGCGGTACGCCGCCACCTTGTCCTCGGCGTCCACCGTGGCGATGGAGTCCTCGAGGTCCATGATCGTGGACACGGCGGACTCCAGGAGCAGGTCCTTCACCCCGGCCGGGTCGTCCCGGCCGATGCGGTCCTCGCGGTCGACCTGGATCTCCACGTGCAGCCCGTGGTGGACGAGGAGCACGCCCTCGGGTGCGTCCGGGTCGCCGCGCCAGCCCACCAGCTGGGCCGGGTCGGCCAGGGCGGGCGCCAGCGCGCCGTCCTCGACGGCGTAGCCCGTCACGTCGGCGTGCGAGCCCTCGGCCAGCGCGAAGTGCTCGTCCAGGAAGGCCCGGGCCCGGCGGATGACCTCGGCGCCGCGGGTGGCGTTGTAGGAGCTCCCCTTCTCCTTGCCGTCGGCCTCGTCGATGGCGTCGGTGCCGTAGAGCGCGTCGTAGAGCGAGCCCCACCGCGCGTTGGCGGCGTTGGCCGCGAACCGCGCGTTGAGCACGGGCACCACCAGCTGCGGCCCGGCCTGCAGCGCCACGGCGTCGTCGACACCCTCGGTGGTGATCTCGAAGTCCTCGGGCTCCTCGACCAGGTAGCCGAGCTCGCGCAGCAGGGAGACGTAGGAGTCCTGGTCGGTGACCGGTCCGGGGTGGGCGGTGTGCCACTCGTCCAGGGCCGTCTGGAGCTCGTCGCGACGGGCCAGCAGCTCCCGGTTGCGCGGCGCGAACTCGGCCACCAGCGCCTCGAACCCGCTCCAGAACGCCGCCTCGTCCAGCCCCGAGTCCGGCAGCGCCTCGTCGCGGACGAACGCGTGGAGCTCGGGTGCGACCTCGAGGCCGCCGACCGTGATCCGCTCAGTGCTCATGGCTCAGTTCTATCGTGCAGTCATGGTGGACGTCGGCGCGCTGGTGGCGGAGCTCGGGGACGACGTGGTCGTCACCGATGCCGAGCGGACCGAGAAGTACCGCTGGGACCGGGCCAACGACCCCGACGCGGGCGTCCCGCTGGCCGTGGTCCGGGCCCGGTCCACCGAGGACGTGCAGACCGCCGTGCGCTTCGCCGCGGCCCACGGCCTCCCCGTGGTGCCGCGCGGCGCCGGCTCGGGTCTGTCGGGCGGCGCCTCGGCCGTGGACGGCTGCCTGGTCATCAGCACCGAGCGGATGACCGGCATCGAGATCGACCCGGTGACGCGCACGGCCGTGGTGCAGCCCGGGCTGATGAACGCCCAGGTCAAGGCGGCGGCGGCCGAGCACGACCTGTGGTACCCGCCCGACCCCTCGTCGTACGAGATCTGCTCGATCGGGGGCAACATCGCCACCAACGCCGGCGGCCTGTGCTGCGTGAAGTACGGCGTCACGACCGACTACGTCCTCGGGATGACCGTGGTGCTGGCCGACGGCACCGCCGTGCAGCTGGGCGGCGCGCGGCTCAAGGACGTGGCCGGGCTGTCGCTGACCAAGCTGTTCGTCGGCTCGGAGGGCACGCTCGGGGTCATCACCGAGGTCGTGCTCCGCCTGGTGCCCAAGCAGCGACCGCCGGCCACCCTCGTGGCGACGTTCCCGACCCTGGACTCCGCGACCGCCGCCGTGCTCGCCATCAGCAGCCGGCTCCGGCCGTCGATGCTGGAGTTCATGGACGGCCCGACCATCCGCGCGGTCGAGGACATGACGCACATGGGGCTCGACCGCGAGGCCGCCGCGATGCTGGTCATCCAGTCCGACGAGCCGGCCGGGCACGCGGCCACGGAGTGCGAGCTCATCGAGGGGCTGTGCGAGGAGAACGGCGCCAGCGAGGTCTTCCGCACCGACGACCCGGACGAGGGCGAGGCGTTCGTGGTCGCCCGCCGCAACGCCATCCCCGCCGTCGAGCGCACCGGCACGCTGCTGCTCGAGGACGTCGGCGTGCCCCTGCCGCAGCTCGGCACCCTGGTCGACGGCATCGCCGACATCTCCGCGAAGCGCGAGGTCACCATCGCCGTCATCGCGCACGCCGGCGACGGCAACACCCACCCGCTCATCGTCTTCGACCCCGCCGACACCGACATGGCCGAGCGCGCCCAGACGGCGTACGGCGAGGTGATGGAGCTGGCCATGTCCCTCGGCGGGACCATCACCGGCGAGCACGGCGTCGGGCGGCTCAAGCGGCCGTGGCTGGGCGACTACCTCGGCCCCGACGTGCTCGCCCTCAACCAGCGGATCAAGGACGCCCTCGACCCGCAGGGCATCCTGAACCCCGGCGCGGTCTTCTGAGCCGGCCGGGACGGGGGACCACGTGAGGCTTGTCGCTGTCGGGTTGGTGGCGCTGACCGCGCTCGTGGCCGGTGGGGTGGACGCCCCGGGCCGGGCCGCCGGGCCGCTGGTCCCGCGGGCCCGGGCCATCGAGCTGACCAAGGCGGAGCGGGGCGTTCAGCCGACCCAGAGCCAGCGCATCACGGCCAAGGTCGGCGGGGGCGGCAAGGTCCGCTTCGTGCTCAAGGGCGCGGGCGTGCGCCAGGAGGCTGTGGTCAAGGCGGCCAAGCGGCGCGCGGTCTACGACGTGCCCCTGCTCGCGCCGGGCCGCTACACGGTCAAGGCGAGCTACCGCGGCGCCAAGGCCCGGACCCGCTTCGAGGTCTACGACTCCGCGATCACGGTCAGCCAGACGGCGTTCACGGTCTCGGCCGGCGACCCGTACGCCGGCAGCACCGCGCTCACCGGCGCGGTGCGCTACCGCGGCAAGCCCGGCGCCGGCGGCTACGTCGACGTCTACCTCGACGGCAACCGGACCGGCGGGGTCGCGTCGCCCGATCTGCTCGGCTTCGCCGCGGTCGCCGCGGACGGGACGTTCAGCTACCCGCAGTTCGCCTCGCGGGTCGCGCTGCGCTACGGCGTCGGGACCTGGGCCTTCCAGGGCTTCTACACCTCCCGGAAGGACTCGAGCAGCGTCGTGGCCTCGCCGCGGGTGGTCGTCACCGTGACTCCCTGACCCGTGACCCCCTGACCCGAGGGATAGGTTCCCGGCTGTGAGCCAGCGCCTGCACGCCTTCGGTGACGACGCCCTCGGGGACCGCGACGCGGTCGGACTGGTCGCCGCGCTGCACGCCGGTGAGGTCTGCGTGCCCGAGGTCGTCGAGGCCGCCATCGCCCGGGCCGAGCGGGTCCAGCCGACCCTGAACGGCATCGCCTTCGAGGGCTACGACCGCGCCCGCGAGGAGGCCCGGGACCCGCGGCCGGGCTTCTTCGCCGGCGTACCGACCTGGGTCAAGGACAACGTCGACGTGGCCGGCTGGCCGACCCTGGCCGGCACCGACGCCTGGACGCCCGTGCCGGCCAGGCGCGACGGCGACTTCGCCCGGATGCACCTGGCCACCGGGCTGCTCCCGCTGGGCAAGAGCCGGC
This genomic window from Nocardioides anomalus contains:
- a CDS encoding malate synthase G; the encoded protein is MSTERITVGGLEVAPELHAFVRDEALPDSGLDEAAFWSGFEALVAEFAPRNRELLARRDELQTALDEWHTAHPGPVTDQDSYVSLLRELGYLVEEPEDFEITTEGVDDAVALQAGPQLVVPVLNARFAANAANARWGSLYDALYGTDAIDEADGKEKGSSYNATRGAEVIRRARAFLDEHFALAEGSHADVTGYAVEDGALAPALADPAQLVGWRGDPDAPEGVLLVHHGLHVEIQVDREDRIGRDDPAGVKDLLLESAVSTIMDLEDSIATVDAEDKVAAYRNWLRLNQGTLTADVSKGGETFTRHLEEDRLYDGPRGQVVLPGRSLLFVRQVGHLMTTDAVLHEGQEIPEGVLDAVVTALCALVDIQGRSELANSRTGSMYAVKPKMHGPDEVRFTDDLFAAVEDLLGLGRGAIKLGIMDEERRTSANLKACIHAARGRVAFINTGFLDRTGDELHTSMLGGAMIRKGDMKSTAWIQAYEDQNVDIGLACGFRGKAQIGKGMWAMPDEMAAMLEQKVGHPQAGASCAWVPSPTAATLHALHYHQVDVAARQQELAAGGRRTTLEQLLTVPIADAPDWSNEDRTAEIENNLQGILGYVKRWVDDGVGCSKVPDIHGTALMEDRATCRISSQHVANWLRHGVVSAEEVEAAFRRMADVVDEQQGGDGYVPMAPAYDGQAFGAAHDLVFEGLAQPSGYTEPILHRRRRARKAEL
- a CDS encoding RDD family protein, with product MLDRFLARLIDGLIVGIPAAILQFIFQAAVGYWAGLFIGGVITAVLALGYFGYLDSNRGQTVGKQVLKLKVVGPDGHSNPTMNESIKRNIWYAFGIVPCLGALAEIASIILIAVNINSDPRRQHWFDKFAGGTQVIKIG
- a CDS encoding methyltransferase family protein, encoding MAPRLLSALGWAGFNLVMLWALLFLAGVVVPRTVDGPHRVGTLPAVVVDLALLGLFALQHSVLARRSVKARLRAWVPAALERTAYVLATDLVLALLFSLWEPFGGRVWAVPSFGWVLWVVYGAGWVLAVVSTHAIDQLELTGLRQAGWGRPVEPDGGLQTTGLYAVVRHPLMTGLIVVFWATPTMSASHLLFAGAATAYVVLGTRFEERDLRRSFGAAYDDYAARVPALVPGLRR
- a CDS encoding GlcG/HbpS family heme-binding protein, yielding MTLGLTLDQARAIVAGTLAAGGERGFNPLTVVVLDAGGHVTAVERQDGSSAKRFEIAHGKAHGAVAFGWGSRRTMGRAEDFAPFVTGAGTAIGPLVPVPGGVLVRDAEGTLLGAVGVSGDNSDNDEAAALAGIESAGLVGQPD
- a CDS encoding homogentisate 1,2-dioxygenase; translated protein: MAHYRSIGEVPPKRHTQHRDSQGRLYREELMGEEGFSSDSALLYHRGVPSAITASEVWELPDQTRVPNHPLKPRHLRLHELATDPSSGGDPVTGRRLVLGNHDVRIGYVQTGVDPSAYYRNAIGDECVYVEQGSGSVETVLGVVGYRTGDYVVVPRATTHRWVPAEPSRLYAIEANSHIAPPKRYLSRYGQLLEHAPYCERDLHGPTEPFLVEGADVEVLVKHRTSAGIVGTRMTYATHPFDVVGWDGCLYPYTFNVEDYMPITGKVHQPPPVHQVFEGQNFVICNFLPRKVDYHPLAIPVPYYHSNVDSDEVMFYVGGDYEARKGSGIGLGSISLHPGGYAHGPQPSAIEASLGAECFEESAVMVDTFAPLDLGEGGLAVEDPAYAWTWAKDS
- a CDS encoding alpha/beta fold hydrolase gives rise to the protein MEIAHATTGSGPPLLLVPGWLSHLELGWELPVERRFHQALSTGRTLVRYDRPGCGLSAAYDGPRTLDLELATLAQVVDDLGLERFDLLGTSLGAPVAARWAADHPESVDRLVLYGGWADGAALGDADSRHHVLGLVRTHWGLGSDLLTEVFGPDADQATRRAVADYQRAASSAETAAALLELAYSLDVRDALPRVTAPTLVLHRRGDRAAPVEQGRALAAAIPGARLVELEGRSHLPAIGDADALVAEVRAFLGLPRLRSEAGTGLTRRQREVAALVAEGLTNREIAVRLHVTERTAESHVERIRLRLGLRSRAQLAAWSAAHEVP
- a CDS encoding pirin family protein produces the protein MSNLEDRPDELVCAAARGGVEVMTPRDVPLGGPRAMTVRRTLPQRERSLIGAWCFLDHYGPDDVADTGGMTVAPHPHTGLQTVSWLFTGEVEHRDSAGHHAVVRPGELNLMTAGHGISHSEVSPASVRTLHGAQLWVALPADARDGAPRFDHYAPPAVQGEGWTARVFLGSLLGSTSPVPTATPLLGAELVLTAGTEVHLDVDASYEHGVLVDTGVVSLGEVEVEEHELAYLPPGSQRLSVDAHEDARVLLLGGPPFGEPIVMWWNFVGRSHEEVVAFREDWMAQLEAGAYADGRFGVPTGNTLAPIPAPALPNARLRERR
- a CDS encoding FAD-binding oxidoreductase — its product is MVDVGALVAELGDDVVVTDAERTEKYRWDRANDPDAGVPLAVVRARSTEDVQTAVRFAAAHGLPVVPRGAGSGLSGGASAVDGCLVISTERMTGIEIDPVTRTAVVQPGLMNAQVKAAAAEHDLWYPPDPSSYEICSIGGNIATNAGGLCCVKYGVTTDYVLGMTVVLADGTAVQLGGARLKDVAGLSLTKLFVGSEGTLGVITEVVLRLVPKQRPPATLVATFPTLDSATAAVLAISSRLRPSMLEFMDGPTIRAVEDMTHMGLDREAAAMLVIQSDEPAGHAATECELIEGLCEENGASEVFRTDDPDEGEAFVVARRNAIPAVERTGTLLLEDVGVPLPQLGTLVDGIADISAKREVTIAVIAHAGDGNTHPLIVFDPADTDMAERAQTAYGEVMELAMSLGGTITGEHGVGRLKRPWLGDYLGPDVLALNQRIKDALDPQGILNPGAVF
- a CDS encoding IclR family transcriptional regulator, translated to MPTGTPSGAQTLERGLAVLRELGRHTDGLSTAQVAEVTGLHRTVVHRLLVSLVGTGFARRDARGRHHVGPAVTALAASAPLALRDLAAPLLQDLADRIGLAVSLVEVEEGAAVTTLVAHPAAEGPQFAYRLGHREPLDRGAGGIAAVASAPAVDDEPVAVTLARYAGVAVTHGELNPGAHGLAVPLPGWAAPAAATVVSYDPAVVERVRTPLLETAAEIGRLAP
- a CDS encoding DNA-3-methyladenine glycosylase I — encoded protein: MAGPILGEDGVARCPWAGGPGVMRDYHDTEWGTHVSGEAAYLERLTLEAFQSGLSWSTILNKREALREVFHHFDADRIAAFDEADEARLMADARIVRNRAKISAAVVNARATVALRDAEGLEALVLSFAPASPPAPRTTEEMETTSPESKALSKELKRRGFAFVGPTTMFALMEALGIFDPHLVGCFRRATA